Proteins encoded together in one Anaerolineales bacterium window:
- a CDS encoding Mut7-C ubiquitin/RNAse domain-containing protein produces the protein MSRATFRFYAELNDFLPPARRGKAFSHAFQERAGAKDAIESLGVPHTEVDLILVNGRSVDFQHPLHDGDSVSVYPVFESLDIRPVLRLRPEPLRRPAFILDGHLGRLAAYLRLLGFDTLYRNDFADGELAERSAAEGRILLSRDRGLLKRSIVTRGYCVRSDSPRRQLREIVDRFDLARNCAPFRRCLACNGLLAPAEQQAVADGVPPGIRERFDEFYRCGGCGRIFWPGSHYARLQSILREVLEQPHA, from the coding sequence ATGTCCCGTGCAACCTTCCGCTTCTACGCCGAGTTGAACGATTTTCTGCCCCCCGCCCGCCGCGGGAAAGCCTTCTCGCATGCCTTCCAGGAACGGGCGGGGGCGAAGGACGCGATCGAATCGCTCGGGGTGCCGCACACCGAGGTCGACCTGATCCTGGTCAACGGCCGTTCGGTGGATTTCCAGCATCCCCTGCACGACGGCGATTCGGTCAGCGTCTACCCGGTGTTCGAATCGCTCGACATCCGCCCCGTCCTGCGCCTGCGCCCCGAACCGCTGCGCCGACCGGCCTTCATCCTCGACGGGCACCTCGGGCGTCTGGCCGCCTACCTGCGCCTGCTTGGGTTCGACACGCTTTACCGCAACGATTTCGCCGACGGCGAATTGGCCGAGCGTTCGGCCGCCGAGGGGCGGATCCTGCTCAGCCGCGACCGCGGCCTGCTCAAGCGCTCGATCGTCACCCGCGGCTATTGCGTCCGCTCCGACTCTCCCCGCCGGCAGCTGCGCGAAATCGTGGACCGCTTCGACCTGGCGCGGAATTGCGCCCCCTTCCGCCGCTGCCTGGCCTGCAACGGATTGCTCGCGCCGGCGGAACAGCAGGCCGTCGCGGACGGGGTGCCGCCCGGAATCCGCGAGCGGTTTGACGAGTTCTACCGCTGCGGCGGATGCGGAAGAATCTTCTGGCCGGGTTCGCACTACGCCCGCCTGCAATCCATCCTGCGCGAGGTCCTGGAGCAACCGCATGCCTGA